A window of Pusillimonas sp. T7-7 contains these coding sequences:
- a CDS encoding ABC transporter ATP-binding protein, with translation MLEVNQLQVAYRKQAIIPDLTLKPLQEGQLVSLLGPNGSGKSTLLKALAGLLPLKHGSVRLNGQSLEKISFEQRAQHVVYLPQSLPASVHLRVLESVLVAARASALSADAGHVHLDQVMMLLKRLGIEHLSMHYLDQLSGGQKQLVGLAQALIRRPRLLLLDEPLSALDLNYQFHVMDLLRQETHEHGLITLIVLHDLNVALRHSDYAVLIKAGELLGEGLPGKVITPPTLAQGYGVHTRIEPCSRGMLQVLIDGLQAPVR, from the coding sequence ATGCTGGAAGTCAATCAACTACAGGTCGCCTATCGCAAACAGGCAATCATTCCCGACCTTACGCTCAAGCCCTTGCAAGAAGGACAACTGGTGTCCTTGCTGGGGCCCAATGGCAGCGGCAAATCCACACTGCTCAAAGCGCTGGCTGGTCTGCTGCCGCTCAAACACGGCTCGGTTCGCCTTAATGGGCAGAGCCTGGAAAAAATATCTTTCGAGCAACGGGCTCAACACGTGGTCTATCTGCCGCAATCGCTGCCGGCATCGGTACACCTGCGCGTGCTTGAGTCCGTGCTGGTGGCGGCCCGTGCCTCCGCTCTTTCAGCCGACGCAGGCCATGTACATCTTGACCAGGTCATGATGTTGCTCAAACGCCTGGGCATAGAACATCTTTCTATGCATTATCTGGACCAGTTGTCGGGCGGCCAGAAGCAGCTTGTCGGCCTGGCCCAGGCATTGATCCGACGTCCACGGCTGTTGCTGCTCGACGAACCCTTGTCGGCGCTGGACCTGAACTATCAGTTTCATGTCATGGATCTGCTGCGCCAGGAAACACACGAACACGGCCTAATCACGCTTATTGTGTTGCACGACCTCAATGTAGCGTTGCGCCATAGCGACTATGCCGTGTTGATCAAGGCAGGCGAACTGTTGGGCGAGGGTTTGCCGGGCAAGGTGATTACCCCGCCGACATTGGCCCAGGGCTATGGCGTCCACACCCGGATAGAACCCTGCTCGCGCGGCATGTTGCAAGTT
- a CDS encoding iron ABC transporter permease yields MLSAQTTGLVETQYQQLLKMRWLLIAALVCVIVFSMLADFTLGPSALTWSELFQTLLQPSTAEPTTRVIVWQFRLPYAMMAVVVGMALGLAGAEMQTILNNPLASPFTLGISSAAAFGASLAIVLNLSVPGLPHAWMVSGNAFVFALLSALLLDAAARWGAMSSSGLVLFGIALVFSFNALVSLMQFVASAEDLQSLVFWTMGSLSRATWPKVAVMALAVALVWPLAMRDAWKLTALRLGEDRAFSFGINVQRLRLISLLRISLLAALAVSFVGTISFIGLIAPHIARRLFGEDHRFYLPGSALIGAMVLSLASIASKNIASGSIVPVGIVTSLVGVPFFLSVVMRRQSN; encoded by the coding sequence ATGCTTTCTGCTCAAACAACGGGGCTGGTTGAAACGCAATATCAGCAGCTGCTCAAGATGCGCTGGCTGCTGATCGCCGCACTGGTATGCGTTATTGTATTTTCGATGTTGGCCGATTTCACGCTCGGGCCTTCGGCACTTACCTGGTCTGAGCTATTCCAAACCTTGCTGCAGCCATCTACCGCTGAACCCACTACTCGCGTCATAGTCTGGCAATTCCGACTGCCTTACGCCATGATGGCGGTCGTTGTGGGCATGGCGCTGGGGTTGGCCGGCGCCGAAATGCAGACGATACTGAACAACCCCCTCGCCAGTCCGTTTACCTTGGGTATTTCTTCGGCCGCCGCGTTTGGCGCCTCACTGGCCATCGTCCTCAATTTGTCAGTGCCCGGCCTGCCCCACGCGTGGATGGTTTCGGGCAACGCTTTTGTGTTTGCGCTATTGTCCGCCCTGCTGCTCGACGCGGCCGCCCGCTGGGGAGCCATGAGCAGTTCCGGCCTGGTGCTGTTCGGCATTGCGCTGGTGTTCTCATTTAATGCTCTGGTGTCGCTCATGCAATTCGTAGCCAGCGCAGAAGACTTGCAAAGCCTGGTGTTCTGGACTATGGGCAGTTTGTCGCGGGCCACCTGGCCCAAGGTAGCCGTCATGGCTTTGGCTGTGGCCTTGGTATGGCCGCTGGCCATGCGAGACGCCTGGAAATTGACGGCCCTGCGCCTGGGTGAAGACCGGGCCTTCAGTTTCGGCATCAATGTCCAGCGCCTGAGGCTGATCTCGCTGCTGCGCATCAGCCTGCTTGCCGCGCTGGCAGTTTCATTCGTAGGTACCATCAGCTTTATTGGCCTGATTGCCCCGCATATCGCCCGCCGCCTGTTTGGCGAAGACCATCGCTTCTATCTGCCGGGCAGCGCCCTGATTGGCGCCATGGTGTTGTCGCTGGCATCGATCGCGTCCAAGAACATCGCCAGCGGCAGCATTGTGCCCGTTGGCATTGTCACTTCGCTGGTCGGGGTACCCTTCTTCCTGTCGGTGGTGATGCGCCGCCAAAGCAACTAA
- a CDS encoding transporter substrate-binding domain-containing protein has protein sequence MRHFFRLFASVAMAMTLGAAAQAGPRLDRVMDSKTIRVGTPGDYRPFAIKTDKGYEGHDIDVVEAMAKVLGVKIQYVETSWPKLMKDLQADKFDVAVGGITRNVARIKQVEMLPGYAPFGKVALVRKDQASKYKTVDDLNQPSVRVIKNPGGTNEAFVLENLKQAKVSTHEKNAEIPALIAEGKGDVMITETYEALHYSKTDPRLAALFVDKPLTPENQLGFMLPVDDADYVRVMKFAWDLLDDREILEDAEDRWLD, from the coding sequence ATGAGACATTTTTTTCGCCTTTTCGCAAGCGTTGCCATGGCAATGACGCTGGGCGCCGCGGCACAGGCCGGCCCTCGCCTGGACCGCGTCATGGATAGCAAGACTATCCGTGTAGGCACCCCCGGCGACTACCGGCCTTTTGCCATCAAGACCGATAAGGGATACGAGGGCCACGATATAGACGTGGTGGAGGCCATGGCCAAGGTGCTGGGTGTCAAGATTCAATATGTGGAAACATCGTGGCCCAAGCTGATGAAAGACCTGCAAGCCGACAAATTCGATGTGGCTGTGGGTGGTATTACGCGCAATGTCGCCCGCATCAAGCAGGTCGAAATGCTGCCCGGCTACGCTCCTTTTGGCAAGGTCGCCCTGGTACGCAAAGACCAGGCCTCCAAATACAAAACCGTAGATGATTTGAATCAACCCTCGGTTCGCGTCATCAAGAACCCCGGCGGTACCAATGAAGCCTTTGTGCTTGAAAACCTGAAACAGGCCAAAGTCAGCACACACGAAAAGAATGCGGAAATTCCAGCCTTGATTGCCGAGGGCAAAGGCGACGTGATGATCACTGAAACCTACGAAGCCCTGCATTACAGCAAGACCGATCCCCGCTTGGCCGCCCTTTTCGTCGACAAACCCCTGACACCGGAGAACCAGCTCGGCTTCATGCTGCCTGTGGACGATGCCGACTATGTGCGCGTCATGAAGTTCGCCTGGGACCTGCTGGACGACCGAGAAATTCTTGAAGACGCGGAAGACCGCTGGCTGGACTGA
- a CDS encoding Lrp/AsnC family transcriptional regulator — protein sequence MPDETDQILIAALMEDSRRSLKALSQISGLSSPSVAERLRRLEERGVLTAYTVTVDPKSFGYQLQAIVRVRPMPGRMHAIERLIQAIPQFTECDKVTGEDCFIARLNVRSMEQLDAILDKLSDQAETNTSIVKTTPVKRRLPPLKHSVAGSQE from the coding sequence ATGCCGGACGAAACAGACCAAATTCTAATCGCTGCGCTCATGGAAGACTCCCGCCGGTCGCTGAAGGCCTTGTCCCAAATTAGCGGCCTGTCGTCACCAAGCGTGGCCGAGCGTCTGCGTCGACTGGAAGAGCGTGGCGTACTGACTGCATACACCGTCACGGTAGACCCGAAATCCTTTGGCTACCAATTGCAGGCCATTGTACGAGTTCGCCCCATGCCCGGCCGCATGCACGCCATCGAGCGCCTGATACAGGCCATCCCCCAATTCACCGAATGCGATAAGGTCACGGGTGAAGACTGTTTTATCGCACGCCTTAATGTGCGTTCCATGGAACAACTCGACGCCATTTTGGACAAGTTGTCGGATCAGGCCGAAACCAATACTTCCATCGTCAAGACCACACCGGTCAAAAGGCGACTGCCACCGCTAAAACACAGTGTTGCGGGATCACAGGAATGA